DNA from Campylobacter sp. RM5004:
TAGCGTTTTATCCTGCAGCTGTAATGCCTATAATTTTAACGATCTTATCAATCATAAATACAATAATAATTGCTTGGTTAATTCTAAACATAATTAATTCTTATGGTTTAATTTTAATGTCAAAATTAGCCTTAAAAAGTGGTAAAAAAGAAATAATCAACCTAATTTTAAAAATCATAGATTTTATTATCATAATAATTACAATCTTAATAATACTAGCAAAATTAGGTTTTGATATTTCGGCAATCATTGCTTCGCTTGGAATTGGTGGTTTGGCTGTTGCTCTTGCTGCTAAAGATATAATTGCGAACTTTTTTGCATCGGTTTTAATGCTTTTTGATAATTCTTTTTCTCAAAGCGATTGGGTAGAAGTGAATGGAATAGAAGGAACTATCGTTGAAACTGGTCTTAGAAAAACCACAATAAGAACTTTTGATAACTGCTTAGTATTCATACCAAACTCAACTATATTAAACGGAAATATCAAAAACTATTCTAAGAGAAAATATGGAAGAAGAGTAAAATTAAGCGTAGGCCTAACATACGATTCAACAACCGAACAAATACAAAATTTTATAAATGATTTAAAAGAACTTTTAAATAATAATGAAATAATCGCTAATGAAAACGATGAAATCTTTCAGCACAAAAACAAAAACTTCTACAAGCAAAACCTAATTTCTGTAAATGATTTAGAAGGATTTAAATCATCTATTTATGTTTGGCTTGATGATTTTGCTGCAAGTAGTATTAATGTAGAGCTTTATTTTTATATTAAAAGCATTAGTGCAAAACAATACTACGATGAAAAAAGCAAAATATTAATGGAAGTAATGAAAATAGTTGAAAAAAATGGCTTAAGCTTTGCCTTCCCATCAACAAGTCTTTATGTAGAAAAATTACCTAAAGATTAATTTATAATTCCTAATTCAAATTCTTTAAGTTTTTTGGATTAGGAAAGCTAATTCGCTTTAAATATTAAAACGATTAAAAATAAGTTTTGGATAAATATAAAAATTCTAATTCCTAATTCAAATTCCAAGGAATTTGAATTAGGATATAAGCTTAATGTCCTAAAAGACCCCAGTATGGAAGTCCTACAGCAAGACATAATACATAAGATACCATAGCAACTACAAATCCTGTTATCCACCATTCTTTAACAGTGTTATAGCCAGCACCAAAAATAACTGAAGCAGCAGGGCCACCAAAGTGAGTTAATGCTCCACCATAAGAGTTTGTAGTAATTAATAAAAACGCTAATAAATAAGGATCAACTCCAGCACTCTTACCTATTAAAAACAACACAGGTAAAAGCGTTGTGATAAACACAGTTGCAGAAGCATATAAATATCTTACGATTATACTAATAAATCCTATTAATATTAGCACAAGTAAAGGGCTTAGGTTTAAGTTCATATTAGATTCAATAAATGTTCCAAGCCATTTAAAAAACCCTAGTTTATTCATCATACTTGATAGCGACATAATACCACCGAACCAAAATAGCGTTCCGATACATTCTTTTGAACCTGCGATATCTTCAAACTTTAAAACACCTAATAAAACAGATAAGCTCATCGCACCAACAGCAACAGCAGTTGCATCTATATCTATTTTATAGTTAAATAAAGAGCTTGCAAGCGATGGAACAGACCAACCAAGTAAAGCAAGAATAAAGATTAAAACAAGCATTTTTTCACTTCTTTTCATCTCTCCTAACTCTTCTAAACCTTGTTTAGCAATAGCAACATTATCTATTGTCTTAATATCAGGGCGAACAAAAATATAAACAATAAAAGGAATTACTAATAAACACACAATACCAGGAACTATCATAGCAACAGCCCAATTTCCCCAATTTAGGCTAGTTCCTAAAATATCGTTTGAATAACCTATAACAAGCATATTTCCAGCCATTGCAGTAGCGAAAATAAACGAAGTCATCTTAGTGCTCATATAAGCATTACAAGCTAAGAATGCACCTACTCTATTTTCTGTTTCTACCTTATCTTTTGATAAAGATTGTGCAATTGAATTTACGATAGGAAACACTATACCACCAGCTCTTGCAGTATTTGAAGGAGTTGCTGGAGATACTATTAAATCTAAAAACGCCGTAACATAACCAAGTCTTAAAGTAGTTTTACCAAGCTTACCTATTAAAAAATAAGCCCATCTTTTACCAAGACCTGTCTTAGTAAAGGCAATGCTTAAAGCAAAAGCAGAAACAATAATCCAAGTAGTAGCACTAGCATAACCGCTTAAAGCTTGTTTAGTAGCTTCTTTAGCTGAGCCTAAATATTTACCCATAAAAAGTGCAGTTCCTGCAACAGCAGTAATTAGCACCATTGAATTAGGAATAGGCTTAAATACAAGACCTAAAACAGCAGCAAGATATATTCCAAACATTACCCATGCAGCTTCGCTAAGACCATTTGGGCAAGGAAGCACAAAAGCAAATAAAAATGGAATAATGATTAATGCAATAATAGAAATTGCTCGTTTCATTAATTCTCCTTAAATGAAATTAAAAAATAATTATTACTTTAGCGAAATTATCTATAAAATATATTTAAAATCATTTTTTTGAGCTTTAATTGTGTAGTAAGGTAACATAATTTATAATTTTTTTATAAAAAACTTATAAATTAATTGGATATTTTATGTCTTTTTATAAGATTTTAAATTTAATTAGGATAAAAGATGAAAAAAGTATTAATATTTTTATTAAGTTTGAATTTATTTTCATATACGCTAGATTTTCCCGGAGATACTCCACCACTTGATGCGAATCCAAACTGGACTGACCCTACAAAACCAATTGATTTATATAATACAAATGAAATTAATATAAGTCAAAAATTAAACGAATTAGATGAAAAAAAACTAAGAAAGCTCAAAAAAGCTCTTGATATATTATTTGAAGAAGAAGAGCAAGAAATAAAAGAAGTAAAAGAAATTATTCAACCTATTAAAAAGCAAGATCCAAGCGAATATATACAAATTACAATAAATGGCGAAAAACCTACAAAAAAGCCAAAAAATACATATAAAAACAACGATATTTTAATAAATATAAAATGATAATTCCTATTTCAAATTCCTTTAAAAATTTGTAGAATTTGAATTCGGAATTAGCTTTATTTTATTTGACTTGGGCGTGGTAGATTTAGTTCTATTTCTTTTGTAATATTTGGCTTTATTATTAGAGCATAACCACCCAAACCATCTTTATCCCATACGCTATAAAATTCTTTTTTAGAGCTTAGATATTCGCCAAAGCTTGGATCATATACTTTTACAAAATCTCCTTTAATATTATTTACCACTACAAAATGTGGGAATCTAGGATCGTTTTCAATCTTTACTATAAAAGGCGTAAATATTTGCTCAAATATAATGCGATTTAGTTTATAAGCTTTTGCATAAAAGCCAAGCTTGTTTAAGGCATTGTTTAATTCATTAAAACTTAGCATATTAGTATTTTTATCTAAAACTTCTAAAATATCTTTTTCGCTAAAACGCTTGATATTTGTTAGATTTAGCAAGGTCGCTATGCTACTTGCCCCACAAGATTCTTCATAGCTTTGTCTTACTACTGATTCGTTTTTAAATTCTTTATAAGACTTTACTGCAAACTCAGCATAAAGATTAGTAAGCAGTATAAAAAATATTAAAATTTTTGCCATAGACTAATGCCAAATACACTATCAGGAGCAGCTGAGCCACCACCTAAACTAGCATTAAAGCTTATGCTTGTATCATCATTTATACTATAAGTTGAACCTACGCTATATGTTGGGATACTTCTTAGATTTGTATATTTTACGCCGTTTATCTTCTGGGCTGCTTGAAAACTCTGTGAAGCCTCTAAATCAAGCGTGATTTTAGGGCTTAATACTATGCTAAGATTTGCACCAAAATTATAAGAATTTCCATAATTTATCGCTAGTTTATCAAAAGTCCTAGTATCATTATATGTAAAACCCATATAAATACCCCAAATAGCAGGGTCGCTATAACCTCTTAGATTTAGCTTAGCTGAGTGTGATTTAAAATGAAAGCTTTTATTTGTATCAAGTGCTTTTTCTCTTTGAATTACCCCTGCTTGATAAGAAAAACTAAGTATTTTATCACTAAAGCTATCAAATCTATAATTAAACCCAAGCCACAAGCTCTCAAATGAATAATGAGTTTCACTTTTTGGCTCACCAGTAAAGAAATTACTATATTCATTTCTAGTAGCATTAGCACCAAGAGAAGCTATAAAATCAAGCTTGTTATTAAATGAATATATCAAAGTTTCATTCAAACTTAGCCTTTTATTATCAGTCCAAATCACAGGATCGCCTCCTATTATTAGACTTGGATAGCTTGTGTAGATATTGGCATTTCCGCTAGTGATTAAACTAAGACTTGTAATGCTTCTAAGTCCGATTTGTCTTTTAAAAAGACTATCAATAGTAATAGCATCAGAGCCAAATAAAAAGCTTAAAGTAAATGCTATAAAAAATAACTTTTTCAAACTCTTCCTTTCAATTAAAATATAAAATTTCAAACCCTTTTATCATAAAGATTTTCGCCGTCTTTATAAGCTAAAAATAAAGCTAATAAATCTCTTTCATCTTTGATATTACGAATATCAAGTTTGCTTAAAATCTCTTGCATACTCTCGCGCACATCATTGCCTTTTACTTCTATGGCTTCGAATGGTTTTTCTTTAGTTTGTTCTTCTTTTTCTTCTTGCTTAATTTCTTCTTTTGTATTTATTGCATTATTTCTTAAATTTTCTTTTTCTTTAACTCTAGCTTGTAATTCTTCTTTACTTGGCATTTTCTTGCTATCTACATAACCTAAAGGAAAATCTTTAGGCAAACCTAAAGATGGCATATTTAACGAATTTAGCACTCTATCAAGCTCTTTTTTATCAATTTCTACCCAATTTTTCATAGATTCTTTGCTTATTTCTTCTACTAAATCAGGGTCTAATGCTCCAAATGTGCCAAAAGTCGCTATATCGCCTATGCTTAAGTTTTTATCATTTAAAGGATTGTAAGTTGGATCATTTTCTAGCTTTTGCTGGGCTAGTTTTAGATATTCTAAACTAGCCCCATCATTTGCTTTATTTTGTGAGTTTTTATTATTAAGCGCATTTGCATAAGTATTTGAAAAATTATTTACTCCATTAACTATCATAACAAATCCTTATCTTGCCATTCTTAGCAAATCTGTTCCTACTGCTTGTTTTATTTCTCTTAATACTTGATTATATTCTAATTGAAAACTATTCGTAACTTCATTGTCAAACCAATACTCTGGCATATATAAATACTCGTTTTTTACAGCATATACATGAGTAGTTGGTGCCATAACTCCATTACCCACATTTGTATTTTTTATACCGTATAATAAAACATGATCCTTAGCAGTTCTGCCACCTAATGCACTAATATAATCTACATATCTACCTTGATTTCTATCAATATGCTCTCTAGTAGTAGGATTTGCATAACATTGAAGTTGTCCTAAAGGACATAATCCATGAGATGATAAGTTTGATGTATCAACTCCTAACTCGGTTATTGGATGAGGGATAGCCAATACAAATGCCATGCCATTATACTGCAATACACTTGATAGTATATACCCACCACGAACTTCGCTCATTTGCTCTGGGTTTAATACCTTAACACCTAATGAGCTATCACTTATAGCACCTTTGCTAATATCTGCTAATAAATCATTAGCATTAGCACTTAAGCCTAAAATAGCAACTAAAGATAAAACTTTTAATGTTTTTTTAAACATTTTTTCTCCTTTGTTTTGAAATACAATCTCATAATACCTTAAGAAATTTTAAATAAAACTTAATATTAAAAATTAAATAAATATTTGTTACTTTTAGTAATATTTTCTTAATTCCTATTTAAAATTTATAAGAATTTGAAATAGGAATTTAAACTTTCATATCAAATAACTTCATATCTTTTTGACTATATTTTAAAGCCGCTTGCAAAAACTCTTCAAAAGTTTCATAACTATCTATATCTTTAGGAGCTTTTAGGTTTTTACCACTTATCATTTCATAAGCTAGTTTTTCATACCAATTTAGTATTTTTTTATATTCTTTTGCTAATTCTTCACTTCTTGCTCTTTTAAAATCTTGTGATAATCTATTTGCTTCATCTGCTAGCCATTTTGGCATTTTTGAAATATCGCTTTGTGTTATTAAACCTTTTGCTACCATAGAATTAAGTGGTTTTGCGACATTTTGTGCGAATTCTTTATAATCTACAAATCTATCCCCACCACTCATCTTGCCCCAATAAGTTCTCTCACCCTCTACTAAAAAATGATTATTTCTTAATACGGCTATTAATATTCCACCACGACTTACATCTCCTTGATTATTTTTGTAATTATCGCCTTTAGCGTCCCATAAAATAGAATAACCTTGAGAAAAACTATCGCTATGCACAGGAAACATATCCATTTTTCCATTACCATCATAATGAAATAATGTATCAGCGCCTTTTATTCTTTGAAAATCTCTTGCATGAATATTCTTATCATTATAATCTTCAAAATCATATCTAGTTTGTAAAATCTTGCCTACACTAAAGGTGCTATTATCTATCTCAAACCCACATGGCAAATTTTTAATATCTTCTTTGCTAAAAAATTCTTTAGAGTTTAAAAAATCTTCACTTACAACTTGGCTTAAGACTTTATAAGCATTTCCAACGCTTTTTGCTATATCAATTTCCATAAATCTTTTACCTATTATATGAGCTTTATTGTTTTGTTCTACTAGAGATTTTAAACTATCGCTGTGGATTTTATAATTATCTGGAATTCCTGCGGCTTTGTTAAAATCACTTGTAAAAAAGCCATCTTTATCAACTCCGTATCCTAAAACTTCACCCACCTTTTTATCATCTGCTTTATTATCTACTTTTTTAATCTCGTTATTAGTTTCTTTTTTATAAATTTGCTTTGTTTGATATGTTGAATAAGAATTTATTTTCATAATTATTCCTTTAGGTAGGGTTCTACTAGAACCCTAATGCAAAATTACCATGCTCTTTTACAGCTTGCATATAAATATCATTTCTAATAGCTTTGTTAAGTGTTAAATTTCTAAGCCAAGAATTACCCGTCATAGCTCTAGTTTTACCAGTATAGTAATTTACAGCTTTCGGATCATAACTATAACTATATTGACTTCCTATAAATTGAGGAATTTTTGTTTGTGTAAAAGAAATTGCCAACAATTCTCCACTCATTAATCCAACTATTGCTTCATTAAATTCATTTTTTTGCATATATGATGCATTATCAGTTTTTTGAAAATCATAACCATACATATATACTGCTCTTTTATCTAATTCATTATCACCAAACAATACCACATGATTTGTTTGCAATAAATTTGCACTATAAAATGTAGTATTGAAATAGCTTACAATATACCCGCCACGAACTTCGCTCATTTGCTCTGGGTTTAATACCTTAACACCTAATGAACTATCACTTATAGCACCTTTGCTAATATCTGCTAATAAATCATTAGCATTAGCACTTAAGCCTAAAATAGCAACTAAAGATAAAACTTTTAATGTTTTTTTAAACATTTTTTCTCCTTTGAATTGAGATAAAATCTCATAATATCTTAAGAAATTTTAAATAAAACTTAATATTAAAAATTAAATAAATATTTGTTACTTTTAGTAATATTTTCTTAATTTCTATTTAAAATTTATAAGAATTTGAAATAGGAATTTCAAACCCTTTTATCATAAAGATTTTCGCCGTCTTTATAGGCTAAAAATAAAGCCAATAAATCTCTTTCGTCTTTAATATTACGAATATCAAGTTTGCTTAAAATATCTTGCATACTCTCACGCACATCATTACCTTTTACTTCTATGGGTTTGAATGGTTTTTCTTTAGTTTGTTCTTCTTTTTCTTCTTGCTTAATTTCTTCTTTAGATTGTGATATTTGCAAATCTTCATCTGTATTAGAAAAAATACTTTTCATTAATTTATTTTTTTCTTCATTACTTAGGCTATCTGAAGTTAATTTATCTAAATTTTTGAAAAGTTTATTTAGAGTTTTTACTAATTCTTCTGTATCAATTTTTGGAGTATTTTCCCATTCTATTTTTCTTTGTTCTACAATATCAGGGTCTAATGCCCCAAATAAAGCTAGATTAAGTATTTCGCTTTTACCTAAGTTTCTATCATTAAAAGGATTGTAAGTCGGATCATTTTCTAACTTTTCTTGAGCTATTTTAAGATACTCTAAAGTAGCTGTGCCATCTTCATAGTAAGGTTTATCGTTTGTATTTTCGCTTGTAGTTTTGTGTTTGTTAATTGCTGTAATATAAGAATTTGATGATATTTTCATTTTAAACCCCCGTTTTTCATATATCGGCAAGATTTAAAAAAAATTAATAGTTTAAAACAATAAGACTTAATTAAAGCCTTATTGTTGATTTTCTTTATTTACCTTTATAAAAAATGTAGCTATGCAAATTAGCACAGCAACTAAAGAAAACGCTTCTTCTAATATTTGCATTTGATATCCTTTCGTAGCAAGTAAATATCAAAAGCAAAAAGTATTCCTTAATCTTGGATTTTGTAATCATTCGGATGATCTAATGCGTAGCGGAATTTTTCCATATCAATTTGTTTATTCCAAATAGCCACTATTAGACAAGCTACTGAGTTTCCGCAAAGATTTCCACAGGCTCTCATTTCACTCATAAACTTATCAACTCCAAGTAAAACGGTGATTGTAGCCACAGGAATTAAATTATCTCCTAAAGAGCTAAGAGTTCCAGCAAGAACGATAAAGCCACTTCCAGTAACCCCAACAGCACCCTTACTTGTAACCATTAAAATAAGTAATATTGTGATTTCTTGCCAAAGTGTAATATCTATATTAAACGCTTGTGCTAAGAAAATTACAGCCATTGCTAAATAAATATTAGTGCAATCTAGGTTGAAGCTATATCCAGTAGGTAAAACTAAACCTACACAGCTTTTATCAATCCCTGCCTTTTCTAATTTTTTCATAAGTGGTAATAATGCACTCTCACTTGAGCTAGTTGTAAATACTATTAAAAGCTCTTTTGCAATAAATCTAATGAACTTAAATATATTTATTTTCGCAAAATAGCAAATCACTCCTAAAACTCCGAATATAAAAACACAACAAGCTGTAAGCATTACGAACAATAAATATCCCATATTTACAAGTGAGCTTAAACCAAATTTTGAAATTAGATAAGCCATAGCACCAAATGTTGCAAATGGGCTAAAATACATAACTAATGTTAAGATTTTGAATACAAATGCTTGAAATACTTCTAAAGCTTTTTTGATATATTCTCTATCTTGCTCTTTTAGAGTGATTACAATAAATGCAGTAAATAAAGCGATAAATAATACTTGCAAGGTCTTGCCATCTGTAAATGGGCTTACTATGTCTTGCGGAATAGCTCCTTTTATAACACCCCAAAAACCTGCTTGCTCTCCTTGAGAAGCTTTAATATACTTATCAACACTACTTGCATCAAGCGCATTTACATCAAGATTCATTCCAACACCAGGTTGCATAACTTTAGCCATAAAAATACCTACTATTAGAGCTAAAGTACTTACTACTTCAAAATAAATTACAGCTTTAACACCAATACCGCCGATTTTTTTAATATCTCCAAGTCCTACAATTCCTAAAATAATCATAACAAATATAATAGGTCCTATTAACAGCTTTAAGGCTTTAATAAACATATCAATAAAAACTTTTGACCATATTGCTAAATTTTCAATACCTAAGCTTTCTATTTTAATAGGAGGCATAGCACCTACAACAATTCCAAGGATTAATCCAACGATAACCCAAAAAATAAGACTTTTTAAATATTTTCTCATTTATGTCCCTTTTTTTAATAATATTCGTTCATAATATCCAAAAAAATATTTTTTTATGATTTTTTGATTTAAAAAAATAATAATAATGTTACAAATTTACACAAAGGAAAGAGATGAATACAAACATTAGCGCAAAAGAAATTGACCTAAATAAGCATTTAATAGTAGATATTAGAACTATTGAAGAAATAAATGAATTAAGCATTAAAAATACTCATTTGTATCCGATAGATTTTAATACAGCCAAAGAAGATGAAGTAAAGAGCTATTTTGAAAAATTATACAAAGAAAGTGATAAAGCTTTGGTGATTATGTGTAGAAGTGGTGCTAGAAGTAGTATGTTGTGCGAATTCTTAAACCAAGAAGAAAAAATAGCTTATAATTTAATGGGTGGAATAATAGCAATGTGTCAAAATTACCCAGAAATGATAAAAAATTAATTATTTATTACTTAATGTAACAAAATTAGAATTTGAATTCGGAAATTCAAATTCTAATTTTAAATAAAATTTTAATATATTATAAGCTTCAATTTGCAATAATTCTAAAAATAAAATTATATAAATCTTAAGTATTAAAAATTATTTAAATATATTAATTAAATAAAAATTATAATATTTTAACCTTTATTTTTTATTTTTCTGTAATATTAATGTAATAATTAATTGTTTTTAAGGGGTTAAAAATGAGAGATTACAAAAGGGCTGTTGAAATATTAAAAGAAATAGAAATTTTAATAAGTAATGAAAGCATCTTTAAGCAAAGTGAAGAAGATAGATTTAACGATGAAATTTTTATTAATAATGTAGCAAAAGATTTTCCGGAAGTTCCATTTGATGAGCTTAAATATGAAATTATAAATCTAGTATCTAATACAACACAAGAGCAATTTATAATATATAAAGATAAAAAATATTTATTATTTATTCCTAGTCTTAAAGTAATGACTTATATTTTTAACTGTATAAACCAAGAAACAATTCAATCAAAAACAAATACTGAAATAGAAGAAGACGAGAATGCAAACTTCATTAGCATGTGTATTGATATTGCCAAAAAATGTGTTAGTGAGATTAAATATAGAAATGATAAATTAAGAAGTTTATTAGGAGAATTATCTCAAATATAGGAGAAATAAATCTCCTATTTTTTCTGTTTATATGCTTTTTCGTAGGTATCTTTTATTAATTTGTAACCAGTCGGATCATCTACGTGCTGCAATCTATCTGAATTTACATTAAATTTTTTACCTTGTATTACCAAACTACCTTTTAATTCCGCTCCAATTTTATCTGCGTTTAGTTGGAAGATATAATCACTTGATTGCTTACTTTCTACTTGTAATGAATAATCGTTTGATGCTGATTTTATATTATTTATATCGTATTTTTGAGTATCATATACGCCTAAAACCGTGCCATTACTTCTTTGTATATAAGTAGCATCTCCGAAATTCTTATCAAAAGTAATTCTAAATATATCGCCAAGACCAGCATTATAAACAATATAGCTATCAACTGATTGTTTTACAGGGTTTAATTTGATTGAACTACCCTGACCTGAATAATAAAAGTTTTTATCATCATCTGCGGCAAAATATTTTTCTTTATATTTATTAACATGTTTATCAAATTGAGTTTTATTTAACTCATGAACGCTTTTTGAATCGCTTGAAGAAGCAAGTATGGTTTCTTTAATTAAATTAGAAAAAGAAAAATCAGCATACTTTTTATCAGCTTCTAATTTTAATGTAGCATTTCCACTACTACCACTAGCATTAGCATTTATGTTCAAAGGACCTGAACCATCAATAGGAGAAATTGTTTTATTATTTATAGCAAATTCTTTACTCATATAATATTCTCCAGAAGCGTTTGATTCTGTATAGTATATTTTATTTGCATATTTTAAGTCTGCATATAGTTTTTTACTACTGTAATTGTTTGCAAAATAATAAGTAATAGAAGGATTTATTAAACTTAAGCGAATTGATTCCAAACTATTGTGGTAATAAAAATCCTTATTTACATCAACTGAACTAAAGAAATCTTTATTTTTTTCAGAAAGATACTTTTCAAATTCAACCCAATTTTTACTCAAATCAATAAAATTATTTCCTGTATCTTTTAACATTTCAAATCTATCGCCTAATATGTGTGCCTTTAATTCTTCTTTGTTTGCGCTGTAATAAAACGAACTATGTTCAGAATTTAAAACATAATTGCTATTTCCATCAAGTTTAGAAGTCGTAGGAACTAATATAGTATGTTGAGTATTCTTAATAGCGTTTGCATTATCTGTTGTTTTTGAAATATTCACATACTGGTTTCCGTAAATATTTATCTTTTTAAAATCAGTTGTATTAGAACCATTTGTTGTTTGAGAATAAATATTTAAATTGCCTTTTTTAACATTTAATTCCGCAGCATCTTTTTTTATGCTTCCATCGTTTAAATTCGCATTAGATGAATAATAAAAATTTTTAGTATCTGCATGTGTGAAATATTTATCATTTATAGGTTTGCTAGGATTTATAGGAATTATAGGTTTGGTATTTCCATTTTCTTCTTTATTTTCATTATCTAATTTATTATCTAAATAATTTTCTAAATTATCTGCAATTATTTCTTCTTTTATAGTTTGTTCTTCTAATTTAATTGCATTATTAGAATTTGAATTCGGATTTTGAGCTTTAATGTCTGAGCTAAGAGTAATACTACTTACTTTGTTTTGGCTTTGTTTTTCTTCTTTTTTCTCTTGAATTACTTCTTGTTTTTCTTGAATAATATTAGCTTTTGTTAAAGAAAAATCATTTGCTTTTAAATTTTCTATTTTAATTACTTTTGTATCTTTAAAGCTTATTTGTTTTCCTGAATTAATTAGTGAAGTTTTATTTCCTAACTTAACATCAATTGCACCTTGTAAGCAAGCTAATTTATTTACATTAAATCCAACTTCTCCAACAAATACTGTTCCTCTAATACCAATAGTTGCTGTTTGTGCTTTTAAAGAGAAATTTTTTCTTGCAAGTTTTGAGATTTCTCCTGTAATTACTTTAAAGCTTCCTTCATCTACCACTAAATTAACTTTAGAATTTTTTCCATCTAATAAATACTGCTTTATTTCTAAGCTTGTATTTTTTCCTAAAGTTGTTACCGTGTTATCATTGAATATTATTTGTAATCTTGCGTTATTACCTGTTTTTATAATATCGCTTTCTTCTAATTCTTGATTTAATACAGCTTGTATTTCAGAACCATTTGAAATAACTACTGCATCTCCTCTAATTGCTGAGATTTTACCTATACTTGCATAGCTTAGTGTTATTACACTTAATAACAAAATGAGTTTTTTCATCTTACTTCCTTATTTAGTTTTTAAGTCTTTTATTAATTTGTTAATTTTGTCTTTTTCAATAGATTTCTTTAAATCATCAATTTTTACATTAATATTATCGCCATCTATATTGCTATTAATTTTTAATACCGCCTCATTTGGACTTGCTTTTAAAACTATTGAAGTTTTATCTGCGTCTTGGCTTACAATATCTACTTTATATTCGCTATCTTCAACCTTTAAACGAGGTGTTGTATTAGGACTAAACTTAGTTATATTATTATTTTTATTATAAATTCCTAATAAATTATTCTTATCTAATTCAAAAAATATACTTCTTACATTATCTAATTTATTATAAGAAGCAAAATATGAATCGCTAGGTTTTAATTTAACATAATTTTCATTTTTTGAATAATAAAATTCTTTTGTAGGATTTACATAAAATTTTTCA
Protein-coding regions in this window:
- a CDS encoding FecR family protein, with translation MKKLILLLSVITLSYASIGKISAIRGDAVVISNGSEIQAVLNQELEESDIIKTGNNARLQIIFNDNTVTTLGKNTSLEIKQYLLDGKNSKVNLVVDEGSFKVITGEISKLARKNFSLKAQTATIGIRGTVFVGEVGFNVNKLACLQGAIDVKLGNKTSLINSGKQISFKDTKVIKIENLKANDFSLTKANIIQEKQEVIQEKKEEKQSQNKVSSITLSSDIKAQNPNSNSNNAIKLEEQTIKEEIIADNLENYLDNKLDNENKEENGNTKPIIPINPSKPINDKYFTHADTKNFYYSSNANLNDGSIKKDAAELNVKKGNLNIYSQTTNGSNTTDFKKINIYGNQYVNISKTTDNANAIKNTQHTILVPTTSKLDGNSNYVLNSEHSSFYYSANKEELKAHILGDRFEMLKDTGNNFIDLSKNWVEFEKYLSEKNKDFFSSVDVNKDFYYHNSLESIRLSLINPSITYYFANNYSSKKLYADLKYANKIYYTESNASGEYYMSKEFAINNKTISPIDGSGPLNINANASGSSGNATLKLEADKKYADFSFSNLIKETILASSSDSKSVHELNKTQFDKHVNKYKEKYFAADDDKNFYYSGQGSSIKLNPVKQSVDSYIVYNAGLGDIFRITFDKNFGDATYIQRSNGTVLGVYDTQKYDINNIKSASNDYSLQVESKQSSDYIFQLNADKIGAELKGSLVIQGKKFNVNSDRLQHVDDPTGYKLIKDTYEKAYKQKK